Proteins from one Sphaeramia orbicularis chromosome 17, fSphaOr1.1, whole genome shotgun sequence genomic window:
- the LOC115436805 gene encoding acyl-coenzyme A thioesterase 1-like isoform X1, whose translation MINTLDLRRGRDTFSSQVVRKEVLPLSEMASQVSLRLLPSARCLFDEPIQVKVAGLRSRQVVTLKATATDERGEVFTSSATYRADRNGNIDVDRDPSLSGSYVGVEPMGLLWSMKANTLHKYFFKNKALNPHVVKFSVHEEEGRMLAEVTNERCLMGNGVSRVPVKDGSIRGVLFTPPGDGPFPAVLDLSTFISEKRACLLANKGFVVLALAVYNDKPNNVKEMHLDCFEEAVRFLQQQPKVGSKGVGVISRSKGGDIALSLAAFVPGIDAVVWINGSSANIGVPLYYKKSKILSPLLMDFSKVILLDTGAKIIKYAVNDPRIEENKDTVVPVEQANGQFLFVASEDDLNWDSKAYMDQMVERLRHHGKSNFETLFYPRAGHLLEPPYGPFCPSATHGLLSFQVQWGGEPSIHVAAELHLWNKIQEFLKTHLSCDTTIKPKL comes from the exons CTCACAAGTTGTAAGGAAAGAGGTTTTGCCTTTGTCAGAGATGGCTTCCCAGGTCAGCCTGAGGCTGCTGCCCAGCGCCAGATGTTTGTTTGACGAGCCCATCCAGGTGAAGGTTGCAGGGCTGAGGTCCAGGCAGGTGGTCACTCTGAAGGCCACGGCGACTGATGAGAGGGGAGAAGTGTTCACCTCCTCGGCCACCTACAGAGCTGACAGGAACGGGAACATTGACGTGGACAGAGACCCCTCACTCAGTGGGAGCTACGTGGGGGTGGAACCCATGGGTCTGCTGTGGTCCATGAAGGCAAACACTTTGCACAAATACTTTTTCAAGAACAAAGCTCTAAATCCACATGTGGTGAAGTTTTCTGTGCATGAGGAAGAGGGTAGGATGCTGGCGGAGGTGACCAATGAGAGATGTCTGATGGGAAATGGAGTCAGCAGGGTCCCTGTTAAAGACGGGAGTATTCGTGGGGTCCTGTTTACTCCTCCAG GAGATGGTCCGTTTCCTGCTGTGCTGGATCTGTCTACCTTTATTTCTGAGAAAAGAGCCTGTCTGCTGGCCAACAAAGGGTTTGTGGTTCTGGCTTTAGCGGTGTACAATGACAAGCCCAACAATGTCAAAGAGATGCATTTGGACTGTTTTGAAGAAGCTGTCCGTTTCCTACAGCAACAACCAAAG GTGGGCAGTAAAGGAGTTGGCGTCATATCTCGATCCAAAGGAGGAGATATAGCGCTTTCACTTGCTGCCTTTGTACCAGGTATTGATGCTGTGGTATGGATTAATGGCTCCTCGGCCAACATAGGTGTTCCTCTGTACTATAAGAAAAGCAAAATCCTCTCACCATTACTTATGGACTTCAGCAAAGTGATTCTCTTAGACACAggtgcaaaaataataaaatatgctGTTAATGATCCCCGAATAGAAGAAAATAAGGACACCGTGGTCCCTGTTGAACAAGCCAATGGGCAGTTTCTCTTTGTGGCTTCAGAGGATGACCTCAACTGGGACAGCAAGGCTTACATGGACCAAATGGTGGAGAGACTGAGGCATCATGGGAAGAGCAACTTCGAGACTTTATTTTACCCTAGAGCTGGACATCTACTGGAGCCCCCCTATGGGCCATTCTGTCCCTCTGCTACACATGGGCTTCTTAGCTTTCAAGTTCAGTGGGGGGGTGAGCCCAGCATCCATGTGGCAGCTGAATTACACCTGTGGAACAAAATCCAGGAGTTCCTCAAGACTCACCTGAGCTGTGATACTACGATTAAACCCAAATTATAG
- the LOC115436805 gene encoding acyl-coenzyme A thioesterase 1-like isoform X2 translates to MASQVSLRLLPSARCLFDEPIQVKVAGLRSRQVVTLKATATDERGEVFTSSATYRADRNGNIDVDRDPSLSGSYVGVEPMGLLWSMKANTLHKYFFKNKALNPHVVKFSVHEEEGRMLAEVTNERCLMGNGVSRVPVKDGSIRGVLFTPPGDGPFPAVLDLSTFISEKRACLLANKGFVVLALAVYNDKPNNVKEMHLDCFEEAVRFLQQQPKVGSKGVGVISRSKGGDIALSLAAFVPGIDAVVWINGSSANIGVPLYYKKSKILSPLLMDFSKVILLDTGAKIIKYAVNDPRIEENKDTVVPVEQANGQFLFVASEDDLNWDSKAYMDQMVERLRHHGKSNFETLFYPRAGHLLEPPYGPFCPSATHGLLSFQVQWGGEPSIHVAAELHLWNKIQEFLKTHLSCDTTIKPKL, encoded by the exons ATGGCTTCCCAGGTCAGCCTGAGGCTGCTGCCCAGCGCCAGATGTTTGTTTGACGAGCCCATCCAGGTGAAGGTTGCAGGGCTGAGGTCCAGGCAGGTGGTCACTCTGAAGGCCACGGCGACTGATGAGAGGGGAGAAGTGTTCACCTCCTCGGCCACCTACAGAGCTGACAGGAACGGGAACATTGACGTGGACAGAGACCCCTCACTCAGTGGGAGCTACGTGGGGGTGGAACCCATGGGTCTGCTGTGGTCCATGAAGGCAAACACTTTGCACAAATACTTTTTCAAGAACAAAGCTCTAAATCCACATGTGGTGAAGTTTTCTGTGCATGAGGAAGAGGGTAGGATGCTGGCGGAGGTGACCAATGAGAGATGTCTGATGGGAAATGGAGTCAGCAGGGTCCCTGTTAAAGACGGGAGTATTCGTGGGGTCCTGTTTACTCCTCCAG GAGATGGTCCGTTTCCTGCTGTGCTGGATCTGTCTACCTTTATTTCTGAGAAAAGAGCCTGTCTGCTGGCCAACAAAGGGTTTGTGGTTCTGGCTTTAGCGGTGTACAATGACAAGCCCAACAATGTCAAAGAGATGCATTTGGACTGTTTTGAAGAAGCTGTCCGTTTCCTACAGCAACAACCAAAG GTGGGCAGTAAAGGAGTTGGCGTCATATCTCGATCCAAAGGAGGAGATATAGCGCTTTCACTTGCTGCCTTTGTACCAGGTATTGATGCTGTGGTATGGATTAATGGCTCCTCGGCCAACATAGGTGTTCCTCTGTACTATAAGAAAAGCAAAATCCTCTCACCATTACTTATGGACTTCAGCAAAGTGATTCTCTTAGACACAggtgcaaaaataataaaatatgctGTTAATGATCCCCGAATAGAAGAAAATAAGGACACCGTGGTCCCTGTTGAACAAGCCAATGGGCAGTTTCTCTTTGTGGCTTCAGAGGATGACCTCAACTGGGACAGCAAGGCTTACATGGACCAAATGGTGGAGAGACTGAGGCATCATGGGAAGAGCAACTTCGAGACTTTATTTTACCCTAGAGCTGGACATCTACTGGAGCCCCCCTATGGGCCATTCTGTCCCTCTGCTACACATGGGCTTCTTAGCTTTCAAGTTCAGTGGGGGGGTGAGCCCAGCATCCATGTGGCAGCTGAATTACACCTGTGGAACAAAATCCAGGAGTTCCTCAAGACTCACCTGAGCTGTGATACTACGATTAAACCCAAATTATAG